The Miscanthus floridulus cultivar M001 chromosome 17, ASM1932011v1, whole genome shotgun sequence genome has a window encoding:
- the LOC136519083 gene encoding E3 ubiquitin-protein ligase ATL41-like, whose translation MSLARYDASVLLAAVTALSAAVAFVAALHLYARCLLQRRGALAEGARSPRVVVLQRQRPPDGYVVEVVGAGACGQQAAGLDAKALRALPVFTWESSKQGKGKEEGGVAAELHGQQCAVCLGEMEDGELGRLLPACRHVFHVECIDTWLGVSSTCPVCRTAAAAGGAAADVDHGGEVEP comes from the coding sequence ATGTCGCTGGCTCGTTACGACGCCAGCGTGCTGCTGGCCGCGGTGACCGCGCTCTCGGCGGCGGTCGCCTTCGTCGCGGCGCTCCACCTCTACGCGCGGTGCCTCCTGCAGCGGCGCGGCGCCCTCGCGGAAGGGGCACGCAGCCCCCGCGTGGTCGTGCTGCAGCGGCAGCGCCCGCCGGACGGCTACGTGGTGGAGGTCGTCGGCGCCGGTGCGTGCGGCCAGCAGGCCGCCGGGCTGGACGCCAAGGCGCTGCGCGCGCTGCCGGTGTTCACGTGGGAGTCGTCCAAgcaggggaaggggaaggaggaAGGCGGCGTCGCCGCCGAGCTGCACGGGCAGCAGTGCGCGGTGTGCCTTGGGGAGATGGAGGACGGCGAACTGGGCAGGCTGCTCCCGGCGTGCCGCCACGTGTTCCACGTGGAGTGCATCGACACGTGGCTCGGGGTGAGCTCGACCTGCCCGGTGTGCCGGACGGCTGCGGCTGCCGGCGGAGCGGCAGCCGACGTGGACCACGGCGGTGAGGTAGAGCCGTAG
- the LOC136519081 gene encoding 6-phosphofructo-2-kinase/fructose-2,6-bisphosphatase-like isoform X1, whose amino-acid sequence MGTSGSKSIDGVGAVSGVGAAAAGLGGAGGEGGEGGAAEAWHGGAQLYVSLKMENAEISGDLVPHVYGSEPIIGTWDPSRALAMERELASMWELSFVVPPDHETLDFKFLLKPKDAETPCIIEEGPTRLLTGGMLEGDVRVALFKLNGDDEVLEFRVFNKADLVSPLELAASWRVYKENFQPSKVRGIPDISINVAPTNATEEGSAATLELDLEHYVVPSPPTAPPNGYAANLAATPASMIQTGALWTNDVLLSDGIQSPSSVSTKLEDPSNDKKNIEAWATDSSKNSGLIESKSVGTFTPLQKLDGQKGLFVDRGVGSPMLPKSASACSLASGFSFGSAKTMPEAAGAVAAAAVADRLHGSKEDRKLAIVLVGLPARGKTFTAVKLTRYLRWLGHETRHFNVGKYRRLKHGANQPADFFRDDNPEGIEARNEVAALAMEDMIDWMHGGGQVGIFDATNSTRKRRYMLMKMAEGNCKIIFLETICTDPNIIERNIRLKIQQSPDYADQPDYEAGLEDFKERLINYEKVYEPVGEGSYIKMIDMVKGQDGQLQVNNISGYLPGRIVFFLVNSHLTPRPILLTRHGESLHNVRGRVGGDTVLSETGELYAKKLANFIEKRLKYEKTATIWTSTLQRTILTASPIVGFPKIQWRALDEINSGVCDGMTYEEIKKNMPEEFESRKKDKLRYRYPRGESYLDVIQRLEPVIIELERQRAPVVVISHQAVLRALYAYFADRPLREVPEIEMPLHTIIEIQMGVLGVEEKRYKLMD is encoded by the exons ATGGGGACGTCGGGGTCCAAGAGCATCGACGGCGTGGGCGCCGTTTCGGGCgtcggcgccgcggcggcggggctGGGCGGCGCCGGCGGGGAGGGCGGCGAGGGCGGCGCCGCGGAGGCGTGGCACGGCGGGGCGCAGCTGTACGTGTCGCTCAAGATGGAGAACGCGGAGATCAGCGGCGACCTCGTCCCGCACGTCTACGGCTCCGAGCCCATCATCGGCACCTGGGACCCCTCCCGCGCC CTCGCCATGGAGAGGGAGCTCGCGTCCATGTGGGAGCTCAGCTTCGTCGTGCCACCGGACCATG AAACACTGGACTTCAAGTTCTTGCTGAAGCCCAAAGATGCTGAAACCCCATGCATCATAGAGGAAGGGCCCACACGGCTCCTCACCGGAGGCATGCTCGAGGGTGATGTGAGGGTTGCGCTGTTCAAACTCAATGGAGATGATGAGGTGCTCGAGTTCAGGGTGTTCAACAAGGCAGACCTTGTGTCACCGCTCGAACTTGCTGCGAGCTGGAGGGTGTACAAGGAGAACTTTCAGCCTTCCAAAGTCCGGGGGATCCCTGATATCAGTATCAATGTTGCGCCCACTAATGCAACTGAG GAAGGATCAGCGGCTACTTTGGAACTTGACTTGGAACACTATGTTGTTCCGTCCCCGCCAACTGCACCACCAAATGGATATGCTGCAAACCTTGCTGCGACTCCAGCATCCATGATTCAAACTGGGGCATTGTGGACAAATGATGTCCTTCTAAGTGATGGGATTCAGAGTCCAAGTAGTGTTTCTACAAAATTAGAAGATCCTAGTAACGACAAGAAG AATATTGAGGCCTGGGCAACAGATTCTTCTAAGAATTCTGGACTCATTGAATCAAAATCAGTTGGCACCTTTACACCACTGCAAAAGCTAGATGGTCAAAAGGGGCTGTTCGTTGACAGGGGTGTTGGCTCTCCTATGCTTCCAAAATCAGCAAGTGCATGCTCCCTGGCATCTGGGTTTAGTTTTGGATCAGCAAAG ACAATGCCAGAAGCAGCAGGAGCTGTTGCAGCTGCAGCTGTAGCTGATCGGTTGCATGGGTCAAAGGAGGACCGGAAGCTGGCCATTGTTTTG GTTGGTCTACCAGCTCGTGGTAAAACCTTCACTGCAGTTAAGCTTACAAGGTACCTTCGTTGGTTGGGTCATGAAACTAGACATTTCAATGTTGGGAAG TATCGCCGTCTGAAGCATGGAGCAAATCAG CCTGCAGATTTTTTCCGTGATGATAATCCTGAAGGTATTGAGGCACGTAATGAG GTGGCTGCTTTAGCAATGGAGGACATGATAGATTGGATGCATGGTGGAGGTCAG GTTGGTATATTTGACGCAACAAACAGCACAAGAAAGCGAAGATATATGCTAATGAAAATGGCTGAAGGTAACTGCAAG ATTATATTTCTGGAGACAATATGTACTGATCCAAACATAATCGAAAGAAATATACGGCTGAAGATCCAACAAAGTCCAGATTATGCTGATCA GCCAGATTATGAAGCTGGACTGGAGGACTTCAAGGAACGTTTGATCAATTATGAAAAG GTCTACGAGCCAGTAGGGGAAGGTTCTTACATCAAAATGATTGACATGGTAAAGGGGCAAGATGGGCAGTTACAG GTAAATAATATCAGCGGTTATCTCCCTGGGAGGATTGTCTTCTTCTTG GTGAACTCTCATCTTACACCACGGCCTATTTTGCTTACCAGGCATGGTGAGAGTTTACATAATGTTAGAGGAAGAGTCGGTGGTGATACAGTTCTAAG TGAAACTGGAGAACTTTATGCAAAGAAACTAGCCAACTTTATAGAAAAGCGGCTCAAATATGAGAAAACAGCAACT ATATGGACCAGTACCCTTCAGAGAACAATTTTGACAGCAAGTCCAATTGTTGGATTTCCCAAG ATACAATGGCGTGCTCTTGATGAAATCAATTCTGGAGTTTGTGATGGGATGACTTATGAAGAGATAAAGAAAAATATGCCTGAGGAATTTGA GTCACGCAAGAAGGACAAGCTAAGATATCGCTACCCCCGTGGAGAATCTTACCTCGACGTGATACAGAG GTTGGAACCCGTCATCATCGAGCTAGAACGCCAGCGTGCACCAGTGGTTGTCATATCTCACCAG GCTGTACTGCGAGCACTGTATGCATATTTCGCGGACAGGCCTTTGAGAGAAGTTCCAGAGATAGAG ATGCCACTACACACCATAATCGAGATACAAATGGGCGTTCTCGGCGTTGAAGAGAAGAGGTACAAACTCATGGACTGA
- the LOC136519081 gene encoding 6-phosphofructo-2-kinase/fructose-2,6-bisphosphatase-like isoform X2 — protein MGTSGSKSIDGVGAVSGVGAAAAGLGGAGGEGGEGGAAEAWHGGAQLYVSLKMENAEISGDLVPHVYGSEPIIGTWDPSRALAMERELASMWELSFVVPPDHETLDFKFLLKPKDAETPCIIEEGPTRLLTGGMLEGDVRVALFKLNGDDEVLEFRVFNKADLVSPLELAASWRVYKENFQPSKVRGIPDISINVAPTNATEEGSAATLELDLEHYVVPSPPTAPPNGYAANLAATPASMIQTGALWTNDVLLSDGIQSPSSVSTKLEDPSNDKKNIEAWATDSSKNSGLIESKSVGTFTPLQKLDGQKGLFVDRGVGSPMLPKSASACSLASGFSFGSAKTMPEAAGAVAAAAVADRLHGSKEDRKLAIVLVGLPARGKTFTAVKLTRYLRWLGHETRHFNVGKYRRLKHGANQPADFFRDDNPEGIEARNEVAALAMEDMIDWMHGGGQVGIFDATNSTRKRRYMLMKMAEGNCKIIFLETICTDPNIIERNIRLKIQQSPDYADQPDYEAGLEDFKERLINYEKVYEPVGEGSYIKMIDMVKGQDGQLQVNNISGYLPGRIVFFLVNSHLTPRPILLTRHGESLHNVRGRVGGDTVLSETGELYAKKLANFIEKRLKYEKTATIWTSTLQRTILTASPIVGFPKIQWRALDEINSGVCDGMTYEEIKKNMPEEFDTEYLDLKRQL, from the exons ATGGGGACGTCGGGGTCCAAGAGCATCGACGGCGTGGGCGCCGTTTCGGGCgtcggcgccgcggcggcggggctGGGCGGCGCCGGCGGGGAGGGCGGCGAGGGCGGCGCCGCGGAGGCGTGGCACGGCGGGGCGCAGCTGTACGTGTCGCTCAAGATGGAGAACGCGGAGATCAGCGGCGACCTCGTCCCGCACGTCTACGGCTCCGAGCCCATCATCGGCACCTGGGACCCCTCCCGCGCC CTCGCCATGGAGAGGGAGCTCGCGTCCATGTGGGAGCTCAGCTTCGTCGTGCCACCGGACCATG AAACACTGGACTTCAAGTTCTTGCTGAAGCCCAAAGATGCTGAAACCCCATGCATCATAGAGGAAGGGCCCACACGGCTCCTCACCGGAGGCATGCTCGAGGGTGATGTGAGGGTTGCGCTGTTCAAACTCAATGGAGATGATGAGGTGCTCGAGTTCAGGGTGTTCAACAAGGCAGACCTTGTGTCACCGCTCGAACTTGCTGCGAGCTGGAGGGTGTACAAGGAGAACTTTCAGCCTTCCAAAGTCCGGGGGATCCCTGATATCAGTATCAATGTTGCGCCCACTAATGCAACTGAG GAAGGATCAGCGGCTACTTTGGAACTTGACTTGGAACACTATGTTGTTCCGTCCCCGCCAACTGCACCACCAAATGGATATGCTGCAAACCTTGCTGCGACTCCAGCATCCATGATTCAAACTGGGGCATTGTGGACAAATGATGTCCTTCTAAGTGATGGGATTCAGAGTCCAAGTAGTGTTTCTACAAAATTAGAAGATCCTAGTAACGACAAGAAG AATATTGAGGCCTGGGCAACAGATTCTTCTAAGAATTCTGGACTCATTGAATCAAAATCAGTTGGCACCTTTACACCACTGCAAAAGCTAGATGGTCAAAAGGGGCTGTTCGTTGACAGGGGTGTTGGCTCTCCTATGCTTCCAAAATCAGCAAGTGCATGCTCCCTGGCATCTGGGTTTAGTTTTGGATCAGCAAAG ACAATGCCAGAAGCAGCAGGAGCTGTTGCAGCTGCAGCTGTAGCTGATCGGTTGCATGGGTCAAAGGAGGACCGGAAGCTGGCCATTGTTTTG GTTGGTCTACCAGCTCGTGGTAAAACCTTCACTGCAGTTAAGCTTACAAGGTACCTTCGTTGGTTGGGTCATGAAACTAGACATTTCAATGTTGGGAAG TATCGCCGTCTGAAGCATGGAGCAAATCAG CCTGCAGATTTTTTCCGTGATGATAATCCTGAAGGTATTGAGGCACGTAATGAG GTGGCTGCTTTAGCAATGGAGGACATGATAGATTGGATGCATGGTGGAGGTCAG GTTGGTATATTTGACGCAACAAACAGCACAAGAAAGCGAAGATATATGCTAATGAAAATGGCTGAAGGTAACTGCAAG ATTATATTTCTGGAGACAATATGTACTGATCCAAACATAATCGAAAGAAATATACGGCTGAAGATCCAACAAAGTCCAGATTATGCTGATCA GCCAGATTATGAAGCTGGACTGGAGGACTTCAAGGAACGTTTGATCAATTATGAAAAG GTCTACGAGCCAGTAGGGGAAGGTTCTTACATCAAAATGATTGACATGGTAAAGGGGCAAGATGGGCAGTTACAG GTAAATAATATCAGCGGTTATCTCCCTGGGAGGATTGTCTTCTTCTTG GTGAACTCTCATCTTACACCACGGCCTATTTTGCTTACCAGGCATGGTGAGAGTTTACATAATGTTAGAGGAAGAGTCGGTGGTGATACAGTTCTAAG TGAAACTGGAGAACTTTATGCAAAGAAACTAGCCAACTTTATAGAAAAGCGGCTCAAATATGAGAAAACAGCAACT ATATGGACCAGTACCCTTCAGAGAACAATTTTGACAGCAAGTCCAATTGTTGGATTTCCCAAG ATACAATGGCGTGCTCTTGATGAAATCAATTCTGGAGTTTGTGATGGGATGACTTATGAAGAGATAAAGAAAAATATGCCTGAGGAATTTGA TACTGAATATTTGGATCTCAAAAGACAACTGTGA